tgtattgccctggctggagtgcagtggcgtaatcatagctcacttcagcctcaaactctAGGCTCCAGTTATCCTCTTACCatagcctctcaagtggctgggactacaggcatgagccaccgcgcccagttatGGGTCTCTCTTTAAAGCCACTTTTTCGGGGAAGCATCCTCTGACCCCAGAACCTCACCAAGGTTTCTCTCATTGTATTTCCACTTTGTGGCCTAGCTTTGTCCTCTGAGCACTACTGCAGTTCgctattatatatttgttttttgattttttagacagtctccctctgtcacccaggctggagggcagtggcacgatctcacctcactgcagcatctgcctcccagtttcaaacgattctcctgcctcagcctcccaagcagctgggattacaggcgcccaccaccatgcctggctaatttttgtatttttagtagagacagggtttcaccatgttgaccaggctggtctcgaactcccgacctcaggtgatctgcccacctcagcctgccaaagtcctgggattacagggttaagccaccacgcccggccttgctATTACATAGTTGAGTCTGTCTTTTGCATCTGTTCCTCTCACTCGGCTCTAAGCTCCCTGGGGTGGCATGGAAGCCGGCATGTGGAGGTGGGCACCCCTCTCTGTACCCCCTAGATCCCAGTATATGGACTGGCACACAGGGGCTGCTCATTCACTCTAGTTAGAATGGATGCTTCACTTTCAGCAAACAtgccccctcctccaggaagccctccctgcccctcctcacctcctcagATCATCCTCAAAGGGCAGGAAAAGCCACTTCTTTGGCATGTCCTTGAGGAACAGGTCCTGCTGCTCCTCCGTGGAGTCCTGGGACACGTACACCAGGGCCAGCTGCGCCGCCCGCAGTACATAGAACTCATCTGTGAGCCGCACAAAGAAGTCCTTGAGGATGGGCACAAAGGCCTGGCACTGAGGACAAGCCCCGGCGCCAAAGAACAGCAGCACCAGCCGGTTCTCCAGCCTGCGACTGACCTCGGCCTCCGTGTCCAGCTCATCCTGGTCGCTATTGTTGCGGATCAGGATGCGGCCAGAGAACAGGGAGGCCATGGTAACctgggctgggtgctggggacagCGTGGCGTGTGGTCCCTGGTCTGCTGACTGGCTCCTCTCCCAGAAATAGAAATCTTTAGGAAACCAGCTTAGGACTTCACTAATCTGCCTAAACCTTGACCTGAGGGGCCTCTAAGGGTGGGGGGCAGGGCTCTCTGTGTGGCCCTTCTCAGGAGAGAGCCACAAACGCATTAAGAAAACACGTAacggatgggcacggtggctcacgcctgtgatcccagcactttgagaggcagaggtggaaggatgatctgaggttaggagtttgagaccagcctggccaacatggtgaaaccctgtctgtactaaaaaacacaaaaattagccaggcgtggtggtgggcacctgtaatcccagctacttgggaggctgaggcaggagaatcgcttgaagccaggaggttgcagtgagctgagactgcgccattgcactccagcctgggtgacagagcgagactccatctcaaaaaaaaaaaaaaaaaagaaagaaagaaagaaagaaagaaaaaaaaacaaaaaactatgtaGCAGACAGTGACTcttgcttgtaatctcagcactttgggaggctgaggcaggaggatcacctgagaccaggagtttgagagcagcttgggcaacagcgtgagaccccatctctatgaaaaaattaaaaagttagctgggcatggtgttgtcatgagcctgtagtcccagctattcagctgagatggaaggatcacttgagcctgggaggttgaggctacaatgactgcactactgcactccatcctgggtgacagagcaagacctagtgtctaaaattaaaaaatatgccgggcacggtggctcacgcctgtaatcccaaaactttgggaggtcaaggcgggtggatcacctgaggtcaggagttcgagaccagtctggccaacatggcgaaaccccatctctactaaaaatgcaaaaattggccaggcacggtggctcacgcctgtaaacccagcactttgggaggctgaggcaggtgaatcacgaggtcaggagatcaagaccatcctggctaacacagtgaaaccccgtctctactaaaagtaccaaaaaagttagccaggcgtggtggcgggcacctgtagtcccagctactagggaggctgaggcaggagaatggcgtgaacccaggaggtggaacttgcagtgagccgagatcgcgccactgcactccagcctgggcgacagagcaaaactccgtctcaaaaaaaaaaaaaagcaaaaattagatcaggcgcggtggctcacaactgtaatcccagtgctttgggaggctgaggcgggcggatcacctgaggtcaggagttcgagaccagtctggccaacatggtgaaaccccatctctactaaaaatacaaaaattagccactcgtgatggcacgtgcctgtaatcccagctactcaggaggctaaggcaggagaattgcttgagcctgggaggcagaggttgcagtgagccgagatcgcaccactgcactccatccagcctgggcaacagagcgagatcacgtctcaaattaaaaaaacaaaaaaacaaacaaaaattagccaggtgtggtggtgcatgcctgtaatcccagctacttgggaggctgagggaggagaattgcttgaacccaagaggcggaggctgcagtgagacaagattgtcccactgcactccaacctgggggatagagtgagactctgtctccaaaataaaaaaaaaaaaatttaatatctgacttttttgtatgtatgttttttgagaccgggtctcactctgtcaaggtgcccaggctggagtgcagtggtgtgatcatgactcactgcagccttgacttccagggCTCGGGTGATCCTTCTATTTCAGCGTCCCTGTTAGCTGGCACTagagttgtgtgccaccatgtctggctaattttttgtatttttggtagagatgaggttttgccatgttgcccaggctggcctccaagtcctggactcaagcaatcctccagcctcggcctcccaaagtgctgggattacaggtgtgagcatgCAACTGGCCACACcttttcataaatatattaaatcacATTGATTCACATGGACTCTACTAGTTACTTCAAGGTCTAAGTCAGGGTGAGCATCTGTGATATTTTAGGGTGTCTCCTATGATCAGGATGTGATATGAAATTGTCTTTGATTTCCACAGGGGACAAAGTTCCAGGGCTAGCTAATGTCTGCATTCACAGTGAGAGGACCTGATGAATTCCAGTTAGAGGCTAAtgaaatgggccgggcacagtggctcacgcctgtaatcccagcaatttgggaggccgaggcaggaggatcacctaaagtcaggagttcaagaccaccctggccaacatataatgaaaccccatctccgctaaaaaaaatacaaaaattagctgggtgtggtagtgcactcctgtaatcccaggtactcaggaggctgaggcaggagaatctcttaaacctgggaggcagaggttgcagtgagctgagatcatgccactgcactccagcctgggttacagagccagactctgtctctaaaaaaacaaaacaaaacaaaacaaaatggggggactgggcgtggtggctcatgcctgtaatcccagcactttgggaggcggaggcaggcacatcacgaggtcaggagatcgaggccatcctggctaacatggtgaaaccctgtctctactaaaaatacaaaaaaaatagccgggcgtggtggcgggtgcctgtagtcccagctactcgggaggctgaggcaggagaatggtgtgaacccgggaggcggagcttgcagtgagctgagatcgtgcctctgcactccaggctgggcgacagagtgagactccatctcaaaaaaaaaaaaaaaaaaaaaaaaaaagaagcagcagcagctaaTTAAAATgaccttgtattttttttctccatcctcCTGAGTTCTGTCTGGACCACGCACACCTTGAGATTGTAGATGTGTAGGTGTAGAAGGTTGAAAGCCATGGCGATTATATTTTGCATCTCCAACTCCAACCCTGTCAAAGGGTAGAGACTAGTTTTGCTCCCCTTGAATCCAGGTAGGTTTCATGACTTGCTTTGACGAGTCAAATGTGGTGggatgggctgggcgcggtggctcagcctgtaatcccaacacttttggaggccgaagcaggcggatcacttgaggtcaggagttcgagaccagcctagacaacaatggtgaaaccctgtctctactaaaaatacaaaaattagctgggcatggtggcaggtgcctgtaatcccagctattcaggaggctgaagtgggagaattgcttgaattcgggaggcgaagattgcagtgagctgcgatcacgccattgcactccagcctgggagacagagcacgactccgtctcaaaaataaataaataaaatagaatgtggtGAAATGTGTGAGTTTCAAagatgtcttcattttattttatttttcagagatggggtctcgatCTATcattcaggctgaagtgcagtggtgcaatcatagctcactgtagtcttgacctcCTAGACTCatgggatcctcccgcctcagcctcctgagtagatgggactacaggtgcatgccagcatgcccgtctagttttaaaattttttgtagaggtcgggtctcactcttttgcccatgctggtctggaactcctggtcttcagcaatcctcccacccttagcctcccaaagtgctgggattacagctgtaatGTGCCTGGCCTGGAGAGTATCTTTAGTTTCCTTCTGCCTCTCATTTTACTCTTGAAACTCTATTGGGACCCCATGTAAGAAAGCCGATCTAGGCAGGGCAAAtttgctcatacctgtaatcccagcactttgggaagctgaggcgatcagatctcttgagctcaggaattcaagagtagcctgggcaacatagcaaaactccgtctctacaaaaaaatacaaaaattatctgggcatggtggtgcacctgtagtcccagctactcgagggtgctgaggctggaggatcacttgagcctgggaggtcagggatGCGGGGAACTGAGATgatgcctctgtactccagcccccaggcaatagagtgagaccctatctaaataaataaataaataaataaataaataaataaataaatgcaagcaGATCTCGGtatggcacagtggctcatgctcatgcttgtaatcgcagcaatttggcaggccaaggcaggaagatcgcttgaccccaggagtttgagagtagcctaggcaatgtggcaaaaccctgtctctacaaaaattagccaggtgtggtggcatgcgcctgtggttccaggtatttgagaggctggggtgggaggctctccctcctgagcccaggaggccaaggctgcagtgagccgggatcgtgccactgcactccaacctggaacacagagtgagaccctgtctcaacaataaaaaagaaagaagcggccgggcgcggtagctcatgcctctaatcccagcactttgggaggccgaggcaggtgggtcacaaggtcaagagatcaagaccattctggccaacatggtgaaaccctgtccctactaaaaatacaaaaattagctgggcatggtggcacatgcctgtagtcccagctacttgggaggctgaggcaggagaatcgcttgaactcgggaggaggaggttgcaatgagccaagatcacgccactgcactccagcctggcgacagagtgagactctgtctcaaaaaaaagaaaaagaaagaaagaaagaaagagcaagcaggaaggaaggagggaaggaagatagacaaaagaaagagagagagaaagaaagaaagaaagaagctctAGTCCAGGGCTCTGTGCCTCTTGTCTGTAGAGGACTAGGAGGTAAACACTTTCATCTTTGAAGTCCATTTGGCTTCTGTTGAGAACCACAGCTCTCATCTTTCCTCCTTCTGTAGTGGGTTGAACTACAGGCTCCCCACAAAAAGATAAATCCATGCCTTCACCCCCGGAACCTGTTAATGGGACTTTGTTTGGAAGAAGGAGTCTTTGCAGGTTTTACTTCGTTAAGGATCTCGAGATGacatcatcctggattatctgagtgggccctaaatccaatgactgatgtTGTAAACGGGAGCGTGAccgctgaagcacagcatcacagggggACGTTTAGGCCTCCGGATGGCTGCAGGcgggcctgactgatgtcaggccttccacaagaggtggagaagcagagtcttctctaactcccccggggaaagggagactccctttccagGTCGGCTAAGTAATGGGTGCCTTCCCAGGCTCTGGCGTTACCGCTAGACCAGGGAGCCCTCTAGTGGCCCTGTTCAGGCATGACAGAGGGCTCACACGTCTTCTGGtgacttctcactgtgtcccttcagctcctatctctgtatggcctggtttttcctaggttataatTGTAGAACAGAGATTAttttaatattggaataaagagtaaccCTACAAATTaactaatgattaataatattcatatataatcatatctatatTCTATttctagtataactattcttattctatatattttctttattatactggaacagcttgtgccctcggtctcttgcctcggcacctgggtggctgcTGCCCACAGAGGTGACCAGTCCAAGACCACCCggctagaaagtggcagagagCAGTTTGGCCCAGAAGCCTGAGTTTTACTCCCTGGTCCACATCTCAGTTTCCTGGGGATAGGACAGTCCCCAATCCCTCATCTGAAATCCCTGGGGACAGCTGTGTTTGTGAATTGGGAGATTCACAaactggaggcagaggctgctgtaTACCCGTGCTGTTTTAGGGGGCTCAGAAAATAATacccaggccaggctcagtggctcatgcctgtaatcccagcactttgggaggccgaggtgggggatcacttgaggtcaggagtttgagaccagcctggccaacatggcaaaaccccgtctctactaaaaatacaaaaattagccaggcatggtggtgtgcatctgtaatcccagctactcaggaggctgaggcaggagaatctcttgaacccaggaggcagaagtcgcagtgagctgagatcgggcaactgcactccagcctgggtgacagagcaagactccaactgaaaaaaagaagagagagagagagagagagagagagagagagagaaaacacccCAAAATGAAGGtctcagaagcaaaagtttttctctgaccttctcctgccctcttgTGTCTCAGATCTATTCCCCTCAAGGCTGGCCATAAAAACTAGAATCCCTCTTTCCCCGAacccctggctgggtgtggtgcctcacgtctgtaatcccagcactttgggaggccaaggcaggtggattgcttgagatcagaagttcgcgaccagcctggtcaacatggtgaaaccctgtctctatcaaaaatacataattagctaggcgtggtggcgtgtgcctgtaatcccagctcctggggaggctgaggcaggaattgcgtggacccgggaggcggaggttgcagtgagccaagattgagacactgcactccagcctgtgtgacagagtaagactccatctcaaaacaaacaaacaaactggtaagatggagggggaaaagggaggaaaggaaaaaagaggaaggggggaagagaggaggagggcagggaggaggagagaaaagggcagaaggaagagaaggagggagaaagagagaaggaggaagtgggGTAAGAGAAGAGAGAATCAGAGCACAAGAAAGGTGGAGGGgaagtttagaaaagaaaaaggaggaggaggggtaagaagagaggaaggaggagggaaaggaggagagcagGGGAGGAGGGACAGGGAACACTCAGCTGACATTTACGAATGAATGAATCTCAATTCCAAATTAGCATGACAGCTCCAGTcgtcagtttctttcttttctttctttctttctttcttttttttttttcaagacaaggtcttgttttgtcacccaggctggagtatagtgacgcgatctcggctcactggatcctctgccttccgggttcaagcgattctgctccctcagcctccggagtaactgagattacaggtgtgctccaccacgcctggttaatttttgtatttttagtagagacaaggtttcgccatgtgggtcaggctggtttcgaacttctggcctcaagtgatccacccaactcggcctcccaaaatgctgggattactggcgtgagtcaccgcgcccagcctgccctcagtttcttcacctgtcaAATGGGGTGATCACAGCGGTGCTACCTGGCTAGGTAAGAGTGCAACTGTAGTTACTGGTCATTGCTGACTCTTCCAGGCCCAGAAAGCAGCAGGCCAGTGGCTGGCTCTGGGCCTGTCCTCCGGATCTTCCTCGTGATCCCCCATTCTAGCCACCCTGGTGCCCGCAGGGACCAATGGCAGCGTAGGGGGTGAGCGCCTGCCCAGCCCTGTCCTCCAAATGGTTTGGAATCAGGCCCGGGCCGCCTCCCAAGGAGAACGCTGGAAAGGTCGGCCAAGCAGAGCAGCAAACAAGCAGTGGTGGAGTCGGCAGTGGGGCAGAGGAGGGGGAGCTGGAAGGGAAGGACCCCAAAGCAGAAGCCCGCACAGTGGGCACAGCGCACCCAAGAAGGGTCCAGGAGTCTGCAGAAACAGAAAggtccccagcctcagcctcctagtcgCTGCCTGCCTCCTGCCTGAGCTTCTGGGAGACTGAAGGCACCGCTTGCAGCTTCAGGTCAGCCAGAGAACAGGGTTGTGCGTGCCCCCAGGCCAGCGCTAGCAGCGCCTGGGGGAGCATCTAGGACCCCGAGGTGCAAGTAAAGGGCCTGTAGGTGCTTCTAGGAAGGATGGGAACCTGGAGTGTGTATTTTGTCCTCCCTGGGATCCTGGGGTGTGACGTTGAGACTTAACCGACAAGGCTTCGGACATGGATTAAGAATTAGCTGTGTCCTTGAATTACACGTGTTAAGACCGCGGCGGTGTTTACAATTCGAGACTTCTGAGGCCGCCGCTCAGTCATGAGGCCCCATGGTTGAGCACTCCCCCGGGCCCTGGAATGTGTTTTTAAGACCGAAAGAGGCTTTGGGGCTTGGATTTAGGACAAGCTGGGGCAAGAATACAGCCTGCGCGGGCCGTGGGTGTGGACTGGGATTTTTTTTGGTCCCTGGGGGTAGAGATCCTGCACGCCAACTAGGACTCGGGTCCTGATATCTTGCGAGCCACGCCCCACGGCTGCAGGACACGTGTTTTTCCTAAAAGGAGAAGGGGGCGGGGCAAGGCTTGGTTGTCATGGAGACAGCGGCCGACTCTGGCGGGCTGTTCTAGCACCCACGTCTCTTTGGCCGTCGCCTCTCTGGTCCGGTTGCCTCTCTATGGTCGTGGCTTCTGGAAGAGGGCCGGCCTCGGCTCTGCGGGCTGAGGGGCTTCGAGGTAGACAGGTGGGAAGAGTGGCGGGGCCTAGGTCCTAGGGGGCCGGAgtgaaacccaggaggtggcgacCGAGCCGAAGCCTGAGGGCGGGGCCAGTGGCCAGGATAGAACCTGAGCCTGGGAACTTGGGCTAGGCCCGGAACTGGGGTGGGGCTTGAACGGATTGGGGAGGGGTCTAGTTTCGGGAGGGCGGGGCGTGTGCTTGTGGGCGGGGGTATATGTCTAACCTAGGGGGTGGGGCCTGGCTGAGAGGGGCGGGACTCGGGGGAGAGGGCTTGTGCCTGTGGGAGGGGCTAGAATCATAACCTAAGGGCGGGGTCCAGTGAGTGGTGAAAAGGCCACGGGGTAGAGGCAGGACCAGGAGGAAAGGGGACAGGACGTGAAGGGTAATTCGGGGATCGAGGATAGAGGCTAGATGAAAGTATGTGGCGAGGCCTGACAGTGACCGACAGGTGGACATCCTGGCTCTGGGGGCGGGGACTGTTGTAAGATTGGCAGGGAAGGATGGGCTCAAAAATATGGAATAGAGCGGACCCAGGGTCCGGGGGCGGAGCCTGGCCAGGACCTGGCCAATCCCAGGCCTGGGGCCGGGGTCTGGTTCCTAGTTAGCGGGCGGGTGTAAAAGCCTGGAAAGGGGGCGATGCCTGGCCTGAGGAGTTGGCCAATCCCAGGCCTGGGGGCGGAGTCTGACTCGGAGCGCGTTCCCGGACTCACGGGGGGGCGGAGCCGAGGCCTGGGGGCGGGGCTCGCTGTAGAGGCGGGGGCGGTCGTGGGGCGGAGCTGGTCGTAGGGCGGAGCTGGAGCGGCCCGCAGTCTCAGCGCTCTCTGCTTCCCCAGGATGCGGGCTCCGGGTGCGGGCGCGGCCTCGGTGGTCTCGCTGGCGCTGTTGTGGCTACTGGGGCTGCCGTGGACCTGGAGCGCGGC
This portion of the Pongo abelii isolate AG06213 chromosome 20, NHGRI_mPonAbe1-v2.0_pri, whole genome shotgun sequence genome encodes:
- the NXNL1 gene encoding nucleoredoxin-like protein 1; protein product: MASLFSGRILIRNNSDQDELDTEAEVSRRLENRLVLLFFGAGACPQCQAFVPILKDFFVRLTDEFYVLRAAQLALVYVSQDSTEEQQDLFLKDMPKKWLFLPFEDDLRRDLGRQFSVERLPAVVVLKPDGDVLTRDGADEIQRLGTACFANWQEAAEVLDRNFQLPEDLEDQEPRSLTECLRRHKYRVEKAARGGRDPGGGGGEEGGAGGLF